The Agromyces atrinae genome window below encodes:
- a CDS encoding TOBE domain-containing protein yields MASRTYRVSDAAALIGVSDDTIRRWAAAGRVRIDTGADGVKAIDGVELASLAREVATTHRADELGGLPPASARNRLHGIVTAIVRDTVMAQVDVQAGPFRLVSLISREAADELDLDVGSLVVASVKATNLGIEAPASAFGRDSSAHA; encoded by the coding sequence ATGGCTTCCCGCACCTACCGCGTCTCCGACGCCGCTGCACTCATCGGAGTGAGCGACGACACCATCCGCCGCTGGGCCGCCGCCGGCCGCGTGCGCATCGATACCGGCGCCGACGGCGTGAAGGCGATCGACGGAGTCGAGCTCGCATCGCTCGCTCGCGAGGTGGCGACCACTCATCGCGCCGATGAGCTCGGCGGTCTCCCTCCGGCATCCGCCCGCAATCGTCTGCACGGCATCGTGACGGCGATCGTGCGCGACACCGTCATGGCGCAGGTCGATGTGCAGGCCGGACCGTTCCGTCTCGTCTCCCTCATCAGCCGCGAAGCCGCCGACGAGCTCGACCTCGACGTCGGCAGTCTCGTGGTCGCGAGCGTCAAGGCCACGAACCTCGGCATTGAAGCGCCCGCTTCTGCCTTCGGAAGGGACTCCTCCGCCCATGCGTAA
- a CDS encoding AmiS/UreI family transporter: MGNVGLLYVGAVLFLNGLMLLGIVGGRPAAVLNFFVGGMQVIFPTIVLAQSGNDPSVVLGAAGIYLFGFTYLYVAINQWTGIGGEGLGWFSLFVAISAVTIGLINFVIGDPVFGVIWLLWAVLWSLFFLLLARGWAGIQRLTGWFTIFLSFLTGTIPAFLLLTGTFESTPLGAIVVAVVGILSLVVAVALGRRPAPVRASEPTSAPA; the protein is encoded by the coding sequence ATGGGAAATGTCGGATTGTTGTACGTCGGAGCGGTTCTCTTCCTGAACGGGCTCATGCTCCTCGGAATCGTCGGCGGTCGCCCGGCCGCGGTGCTCAACTTCTTCGTCGGCGGGATGCAGGTGATCTTTCCCACGATCGTCCTCGCGCAGTCGGGGAACGATCCGTCCGTCGTGCTCGGCGCCGCCGGCATCTACCTGTTCGGCTTCACCTACCTCTACGTCGCGATCAACCAGTGGACGGGAATCGGCGGCGAGGGCCTCGGCTGGTTCTCGCTCTTCGTCGCGATCTCGGCCGTCACCATCGGCCTCATCAACTTCGTCATCGGCGACCCCGTGTTCGGGGTGATCTGGCTCCTGTGGGCCGTGCTCTGGTCGCTCTTCTTCCTGCTCCTCGCGCGCGGATGGGCCGGCATCCAGCGCCTGACCGGCTGGTTCACGATCTTCCTGTCGTTCCTCACCGGCACGATCCCGGCGTTCCTGCTGCTCACGGGCACGTTCGAGAGCACGCCGCTCGGGGCGATCGTCGTCGCGGTCGTCGGCATCCTCTCGCTCGTCGTAGCCGTCGCACTCGGACGACGCCCCGCTCCCGTGCGAGCGTCCGAACCGACATCCGCCCCCGCCTGA
- a CDS encoding FmdB family zinc ribbon protein encodes MPRYEFRCTAGHTFDAIYAMADVPDRSPCTECGADASRRPTAPHLGRTGSAAFGLIDRAARSADAPEVVSGAIPGASSRRPTRYTDNPAHQKLPRL; translated from the coding sequence ATGCCCCGCTACGAGTTCCGCTGCACGGCAGGCCACACCTTCGACGCGATCTACGCCATGGCCGACGTGCCCGACCGGAGCCCGTGCACCGAGTGCGGAGCGGATGCCTCCCGCCGACCGACGGCGCCGCACCTCGGCCGCACGGGGAGCGCGGCGTTCGGCCTCATCGACCGGGCCGCCCGCAGCGCTGACGCCCCCGAGGTCGTCTCGGGAGCGATCCCCGGCGCCTCGTCCCGTCGCCCCACGCGCTACACCGACAACCCGGCGCATCAGAAACTGCCGCGCCTCTGA
- the fmdA gene encoding formamidase, giving the protein MPDVLFPLDSSKKFEDQEKVGHNRWHPEIPPVATVKPGESFRVDCREWFDGAIVNDDSADDILNAPLLTVHKLSGPFRIEGAKPGDLLIVDILDVGPIPQEDSGPLAGQGWGYTGIFARNNGGGFLTEQFPDAYKAIWDFTGQVATSRHVPNVSFAGLIHPGLMGTAPSAELLAKWNKREGDLIATDPNRVPPLALPPEPREAVLGSLAASDYDRVAGEAARTAPPRENGGNQDIKNLSKGSRVFYPVFVDGANLSLGDLHFSQGDGEITFCGAIEMGGFIDLHVDVIPGGMETYGVHENAIFVPGTVDPRFSEWIAFSGTSVTLDGEQRYLDSHLSYQRACLHAIDYLTKFGYAPEQAYLLLGAAPIEGRLSGVVDIPNSCSTVYIPTAIFDFDVRPSASGPFQVDPGMGAPHASNR; this is encoded by the coding sequence ATGCCCGACGTCCTGTTCCCCCTGGACTCGTCGAAGAAATTCGAAGATCAGGAGAAAGTCGGCCACAACCGATGGCATCCGGAGATTCCGCCCGTCGCGACGGTGAAGCCGGGCGAGTCGTTCCGTGTCGACTGTCGCGAGTGGTTCGACGGCGCGATCGTCAACGACGACTCCGCCGACGACATCCTGAACGCACCGCTGCTGACCGTCCACAAGCTGAGCGGCCCGTTCCGCATCGAGGGCGCGAAGCCCGGCGACCTGCTCATCGTCGACATCCTCGACGTCGGCCCGATCCCGCAGGAGGACAGCGGCCCTCTCGCTGGTCAGGGCTGGGGCTACACGGGCATCTTCGCCCGCAACAACGGCGGCGGCTTCCTCACCGAACAGTTCCCCGACGCGTACAAGGCGATCTGGGACTTCACCGGCCAGGTCGCGACCTCACGCCACGTGCCGAACGTCTCGTTCGCGGGCCTCATCCACCCGGGTCTCATGGGCACCGCTCCCTCGGCCGAACTGCTCGCGAAGTGGAACAAGCGCGAGGGCGACCTCATCGCGACCGACCCGAATCGCGTGCCGCCGCTCGCCCTGCCGCCGGAGCCGCGCGAAGCCGTACTGGGCTCCCTCGCGGCATCCGACTACGACCGCGTCGCGGGTGAAGCGGCGCGCACCGCTCCCCCGCGCGAGAACGGCGGAAACCAGGACATCAAGAACCTGTCGAAGGGTTCGCGCGTGTTCTACCCCGTCTTCGTCGACGGCGCGAACCTCTCGCTCGGCGACCTGCACTTCTCACAGGGCGACGGCGAGATCACGTTCTGCGGAGCGATCGAGATGGGCGGGTTCATCGACCTGCACGTCGACGTCATCCCCGGCGGCATGGAGACCTACGGCGTTCACGAGAACGCGATCTTCGTGCCCGGCACGGTCGACCCGCGCTTCAGCGAGTGGATCGCGTTCTCGGGCACCTCGGTCACCCTCGACGGCGAGCAGCGCTACCTCGACTCGCACCTGTCGTACCAGCGGGCATGCCTGCACGCGATCGACTACCTAACCAAGTTCGGCTACGCCCCGGAGCAGGCCTACCTCTTGCTCGGTGCGGCTCCGATCGAGGGCAGGCTCTCGGGCGTCGTCGACATCCCGAACTCGTGCTCGACGGTCTACATCCCGACGGCGATCTTCGACTTCGACGTGCGACCGTCGGCGTCGGGTCCGTTCCAGGTCGACCCGGGAATGGGGGCGCCGCACGCGTCGAACCGCTAG
- a CDS encoding FdhF/YdeP family oxidoreductase: MADKPLAEDFTDAKIDVSPAKDWAVGPPAILHSMVPAFTEMGPARTLKLASTINHTGGYDCPSCAWADPTKRSPFEFCENGIKAVTWEATPTTVPSAFWEEHSLSSLDDKSEYWLGMQGRLVEPVYKRAGSDHYEPIGWDDAFEVIARHLNALESPDRAAFYTSGKIMNEPAFLYQLFVRAFGTNNLPDCSNMCHESTGVAMVETIGVGKSTVHYDDFGEADLIIVMGQNPGTNHPRMLTALEECKRNGGSVVAVNALPEAGLIRYKNPQHVRGILGRGTEIADQFLHIRLGGDLHLLQAVAKRVLAAEAAKPGTVLDHDFLDRYTAGFEAFAEHLETLDEADVLAATGLSSADIDELAERYIRADRVIITWAMGLTQHKKAVPTIREVMNLLFLRGNIGRPGAGASPIRGHSNVQGDRTMGIWEQMPDSFLDALGREFSFEPPRPHGLDSVDAVRATAAGDIDVWFGLGGNLVAAISDSNHVEAAMRGTKLTVQVSTKLNRSHVVTGEEALILPTLGRTEIDRQATGPQFGTVEDSVCSVHASAGQVEPVAEGLLSDVAIICRTARAVLGDRGPAIDWEGFERDYDLIRESIARVVPGCDDYNAKVRLPEGFILPHPPRDSRTFITPSGKAVITVNERETIERPAGRLLLQTVRSHDQFNTTMYSLNDRYRGIKKGRFVVFVNPDDLTELGLADGQTVDVFSEWPGEPDRVLRGYRIVAFPTARGCAAAYFPEANALIPLESVAEGSNTPVSKSVVIRLEPSSTPAATGRPVTV, from the coding sequence ATGGCCGACAAGCCGCTCGCCGAGGATTTCACCGACGCGAAGATCGATGTGTCACCCGCGAAGGACTGGGCCGTGGGCCCGCCCGCGATCCTGCACTCGATGGTTCCCGCCTTCACCGAGATGGGGCCGGCGCGCACGCTCAAACTCGCGTCGACGATCAACCACACGGGCGGGTACGACTGTCCGAGCTGCGCGTGGGCCGACCCCACGAAGCGCAGCCCCTTCGAGTTCTGCGAGAACGGCATCAAGGCCGTCACGTGGGAGGCGACGCCGACGACCGTGCCGAGCGCGTTCTGGGAGGAGCACTCCCTCTCGAGCCTCGACGACAAGTCGGAGTACTGGCTCGGCATGCAGGGCCGCCTCGTCGAGCCCGTCTACAAGCGCGCGGGCAGCGACCACTACGAACCGATCGGGTGGGATGACGCGTTCGAGGTCATCGCCCGGCACTTGAACGCCCTCGAATCGCCCGATCGCGCCGCGTTCTACACGAGCGGCAAGATCATGAACGAGCCCGCGTTCCTCTATCAGCTGTTCGTGCGCGCGTTCGGCACGAACAACCTGCCCGACTGCTCGAACATGTGCCACGAGTCGACGGGTGTCGCGATGGTCGAGACGATCGGCGTCGGCAAGTCGACCGTGCACTACGACGACTTCGGCGAGGCCGACCTCATCATCGTCATGGGTCAGAACCCGGGCACGAACCACCCGCGCATGCTCACGGCGCTCGAGGAGTGCAAGCGCAACGGCGGCTCGGTCGTCGCGGTCAACGCCCTGCCCGAGGCCGGGCTCATCCGATACAAGAACCCGCAGCACGTGCGCGGCATCCTCGGTCGGGGCACCGAGATCGCCGACCAGTTCCTGCACATCCGTCTCGGCGGCGACCTGCACCTGCTGCAGGCCGTCGCGAAGCGCGTGCTCGCCGCCGAGGCTGCGAAGCCCGGCACCGTGCTCGACCACGACTTCCTCGACCGGTACACGGCGGGCTTCGAGGCGTTCGCCGAGCACCTCGAGACGCTCGACGAGGCCGACGTGCTCGCCGCGACGGGTCTGTCGAGCGCCGACATCGACGAGCTCGCCGAGCGGTACATCCGAGCCGATCGGGTCATCATCACGTGGGCGATGGGGCTCACCCAGCACAAGAAGGCCGTGCCGACGATCCGCGAGGTCATGAACCTCCTGTTCCTCCGCGGGAACATCGGGCGACCCGGTGCGGGAGCCTCGCCGATCCGCGGCCACTCGAACGTGCAGGGCGACCGCACGATGGGCATCTGGGAGCAGATGCCGGACTCGTTCCTCGACGCCCTCGGCCGGGAGTTCTCGTTCGAGCCGCCCCGGCCCCACGGGCTCGACTCGGTCGACGCGGTGCGCGCGACGGCCGCGGGCGACATCGACGTGTGGTTCGGTCTCGGCGGCAACCTCGTCGCGGCGATCTCCGACTCGAACCACGTCGAAGCCGCGATGCGCGGTACGAAGCTCACCGTGCAGGTCTCGACGAAGCTCAACCGCTCGCACGTCGTGACGGGTGAGGAGGCGCTCATCCTGCCGACGCTCGGTCGCACCGAGATCGACCGTCAGGCGACCGGCCCGCAGTTCGGCACCGTCGAGGACTCGGTGTGCTCGGTGCACGCGTCGGCGGGTCAGGTCGAACCGGTCGCCGAGGGGCTGCTCTCCGACGTCGCGATCATCTGCCGCACCGCGCGCGCCGTGCTCGGCGACCGCGGCCCGGCGATCGACTGGGAGGGATTCGAGCGCGACTACGACCTCATCCGCGAGTCGATCGCACGCGTCGTGCCCGGTTGTGACGACTACAACGCGAAGGTGCGTCTGCCCGAGGGCTTCATCCTGCCGCACCCGCCGCGCGACAGCCGCACGTTCATCACGCCGAGCGGCAAGGCTGTCATCACGGTCAACGAGCGCGAGACGATCGAGCGCCCGGCGGGCCGACTGCTGCTGCAGACCGTGCGCTCGCACGACCAGTTCAACACGACGATGTACAGCCTCAACGACCGGTACCGCGGCATCAAGAAGGGCCGCTTCGTCGTCTTCGTGAACCCCGACGACCTCACCGAGCTCGGCCTCGCCGACGGACAGACGGTCGACGTCTTCAGCGAATGGCCGGGCGAGCCCGACCGGGTGCTGCGCGGCTACCGCATCGTCGCGTTCCCGACCGCGCGGGGCTGCGCCGCCGCGTACTTCCCCGAGGCCAACGCGCTCATCCCGCTCGAGTCGGTCGCCGAGGGCTCAAACACCCCGGTGTCGAAGTCCGTCGTCATCCGCCTCGAGCCGAGCTCGACCCCCGCGGCGACGGGCCGCCCCGTGACGGTCTGA
- the fdhD gene encoding formate dehydrogenase accessory sulfurtransferase FdhD produces MGRIMVRRQVTRVSVGGRSASRSDVLAAEEPLEIRVGGRQLAVTMRTPGHDVELAAGFLVSEGVVAHAGDVAAARHCAGIDGENTYNVLDVTLGPGIAAPAPELSRSLYTTSSCGVCGKASIEAVETVSHFDVAGDPATLDLAALVGYPDLLRAEQSVFDKTGGLHAAALFAPDGSLVVAREDVGRHNAVDKVIGHALLAGLLPLRGHTLVVSSRASFELVQKATMAGIPIFAAVSAPSSLAADLAEDRGITLVGFLRGESLVVYAHGERLVDSTAPALVAAP; encoded by the coding sequence ATGGGACGAATCATGGTGAGACGTCAGGTGACACGGGTGTCCGTCGGCGGGCGCTCCGCGAGCCGTTCCGATGTCCTCGCCGCGGAAGAGCCCCTCGAGATCCGCGTCGGCGGCCGGCAGCTCGCCGTCACGATGCGCACGCCCGGCCATGACGTCGAACTCGCCGCCGGATTCCTCGTCTCGGAGGGCGTCGTCGCACACGCGGGAGACGTCGCCGCTGCCCGGCACTGCGCTGGAATCGACGGTGAGAACACCTACAACGTGCTCGACGTGACCCTCGGGCCGGGCATCGCCGCTCCCGCCCCCGAGCTCTCGCGCTCCCTCTATACGACGAGTTCGTGCGGAGTCTGCGGCAAGGCGTCGATCGAGGCCGTCGAGACCGTGTCGCACTTCGACGTCGCGGGCGACCCCGCGACCCTCGACCTCGCGGCCCTCGTCGGCTACCCCGATCTCCTCCGCGCCGAGCAGTCCGTGTTCGACAAGACGGGCGGGCTGCACGCCGCGGCCCTGTTCGCCCCCGACGGCAGCCTCGTCGTCGCCCGGGAGGACGTGGGTCGTCACAACGCCGTCGACAAGGTCATCGGTCACGCGCTCCTCGCCGGACTCCTGCCGCTTCGCGGCCACACGCTCGTCGTCTCGAGCCGCGCGAGCTTTGAACTCGTGCAGAAGGCCACGATGGCCGGCATTCCGATCTTCGCGGCGGTCTCGGCACCGTCATCCCTCGCCGCCGACCTCGCCGAGGATCGCGGCATCACCCTCGTGGGGTTCCTCCGCGGCGAATCCCTGGTCGTCTACGCCCACGGCGAGCGTCTCGTCGATTCCACCGCGCCGGCGCTCGTCGCCGCACCCTGA
- a CDS encoding ThiF family adenylyltransferase, which yields MRLPPLVEPGPPLGEAEARRTARQARLAEIGELGQRRLAAARIVVVGAGGLGAPALLYLAAAGVGTIGIIDDDTVDASNLQRQIVHGTADVGRSKVESATERLHEIAPELTVIPHEVRIDDASAREVFAGYDLVLDGSDNFDTRYAVADAAAALGIPLVWGSVLRFDAQVSVFWSAPPAPAEGVTLRDLFPAPPPEGSVPSCSEAGVLGPVCGVAGSLMAAEAVKLIVGTGDALLGRILVVDGLSARVSEIPLRAQAPTDVAPSVTTPTRSLLQEPAPVASLADVDRGGHVIVDVREPGEFAVDPLPGAISVPLSDLLRARDDLELPSGDLLLYCVSGERAHRAARLLNRRGHVARVLETDVVDVLRARGEANA from the coding sequence ATGCGACTCCCCCCGCTCGTCGAACCCGGCCCGCCCCTCGGCGAGGCCGAAGCGCGGCGCACGGCGCGGCAAGCTCGGCTCGCCGAGATCGGAGAGCTCGGGCAGCGCCGCCTCGCCGCCGCGCGCATCGTCGTCGTGGGCGCCGGCGGTCTCGGTGCCCCCGCGCTGCTCTATCTCGCCGCGGCCGGAGTCGGCACGATCGGCATCATCGACGACGACACGGTCGACGCGTCGAACCTGCAGCGCCAGATCGTGCACGGCACGGCCGACGTCGGCCGCTCGAAGGTCGAGAGCGCGACCGAACGACTGCACGAGATCGCGCCCGAGCTCACCGTCATCCCCCACGAGGTCCGCATCGACGACGCCTCGGCGCGCGAGGTGTTCGCGGGGTACGACCTCGTGCTCGACGGGAGCGACAACTTCGACACCCGCTACGCCGTCGCCGACGCGGCAGCGGCCCTCGGCATCCCGCTCGTGTGGGGTTCCGTCCTCCGCTTCGACGCCCAGGTCTCGGTCTTCTGGTCGGCTCCGCCCGCGCCCGCCGAGGGCGTGACGCTGCGCGACCTCTTCCCCGCTCCCCCGCCCGAGGGCAGCGTTCCCTCGTGCTCGGAGGCGGGCGTGCTCGGGCCGGTGTGCGGCGTCGCCGGGTCTCTCATGGCCGCCGAGGCCGTCAAGCTCATCGTCGGCACGGGCGACGCGCTGCTCGGCCGCATCCTCGTGGTCGACGGGCTCTCGGCACGCGTGAGTGAGATCCCGCTCCGGGCGCAGGCGCCGACGGATGTCGCTCCGAGCGTCACCACGCCGACGCGCTCGCTCCTTCAGGAACCCGCGCCCGTGGCATCCCTCGCCGACGTCGACCGGGGCGGTCACGTCATCGTCGACGTGCGCGAGCCCGGCGAGTTCGCCGTCGATCCGCTGCCGGGCGCGATCTCGGTGCCGCTGAGCGATCTGCTGCGGGCGCGAGACGACCTCGAGCTGCCGAGCGGAGACCTGCTGCTCTATTGCGTGAGCGGCGAACGCGCTCACCGGGCCGCGCGGCTCCTGAACCGCCGGGGGCACGTCGCGCGCGTGCTCGAAACCGATGTCGTCGATGTGCTGCGTGCACGCGGAGAGGCCAACGCATGA
- a CDS encoding molybdopterin molybdotransferase MoeA, whose translation MSSELVPIEVHRDRVLAASHRLPTETVPLVDALGRVLADDVTSRFELPPWDNSGMDGYAVRFTDLGSPSPEHPTVLDVVADLPAGTGLDPALGSGQAARIMTGAPVPSDADTVIPLELTDQGTVRVSIEGGRPLGAHVRRRAEDRAVGDLIARAGTRLSSRAVSALASAGHASADVVRRPRVAVIATGSELVAPGESIGRGQIPDSNSLLVAGLVTETGALVVSAERVADDVDALAAAVERAEAVADVVVLTGGVSVGAYDPVKALFTGSATIQFAKVSMQPGKPQAFGTLPGGALVFGLPGNPVSVWISFDVFVRPALLTLLGQSDVLRPVVSAVATEGWRTPGGRTQYLPGRIGDDGSGRTITPASKRGSGSHLVGSLAGANGYAIVDPSVAEVHAGDTVSVVEVEQR comes from the coding sequence ATGAGTTCCGAGCTCGTCCCGATCGAGGTGCATCGCGATCGCGTGCTCGCCGCGAGCCACCGGTTGCCGACCGAGACGGTACCGCTCGTCGATGCGCTCGGGCGCGTGCTCGCCGACGACGTCACGTCGCGCTTCGAGCTGCCCCCGTGGGACAACTCGGGCATGGATGGCTACGCCGTGCGCTTCACCGACCTCGGCTCGCCGAGCCCCGAGCACCCGACCGTGCTCGACGTCGTCGCCGACCTGCCCGCGGGCACCGGCCTCGACCCCGCACTCGGCAGCGGACAGGCGGCGCGCATCATGACGGGCGCCCCCGTCCCGAGTGACGCCGACACCGTCATCCCTCTCGAACTCACCGATCAGGGAACCGTGCGAGTCTCGATCGAGGGTGGTCGGCCGCTTGGGGCGCACGTGCGTCGCCGCGCCGAAGACCGCGCCGTCGGCGACCTCATCGCGCGCGCCGGCACGCGCCTCAGCTCACGCGCCGTCTCGGCCCTCGCCTCGGCGGGGCACGCGAGCGCCGACGTCGTGCGGCGCCCGCGCGTCGCCGTGATCGCGACGGGAAGCGAACTCGTCGCCCCGGGCGAGAGCATCGGGCGCGGGCAGATCCCCGACTCGAACTCGCTCCTCGTCGCCGGTCTCGTCACCGAGACGGGTGCGCTCGTCGTGTCGGCGGAACGCGTCGCCGACGACGTCGATGCCCTGGCCGCGGCCGTCGAGCGCGCCGAGGCCGTCGCCGACGTCGTCGTGCTGACGGGCGGTGTGAGCGTCGGAGCGTACGACCCCGTCAAGGCGCTCTTCACCGGCTCGGCGACCATCCAGTTCGCGAAGGTCTCGATGCAGCCGGGCAAGCCCCAGGCCTTCGGCACGCTGCCCGGCGGGGCCCTCGTCTTCGGGCTGCCGGGCAACCCCGTGAGCGTCTGGATCTCGTTCGACGTGTTCGTGCGGCCCGCGCTCCTCACCCTCCTCGGGCAGAGCGACGTCCTCCGCCCGGTCGTCTCGGCCGTCGCGACCGAGGGCTGGCGCACCCCCGGCGGCCGCACGCAGTACCTGCCCGGGCGGATCGGCGACGACGGTTCGGGGCGCACGATCACCCCCGCGTCGAAGCGCGGCTCGGGATCACACCTCGTCGGCAGTCTCGCCGGCGCCAACGGCTACGCGATCGTCGATCCGAGCGTCGCGGAGGTACACGCGGGCGACACGGTGAGCGTCGTGGAAGTGGAGCAGAGATGA
- the moaC gene encoding cyclic pyranopterin monophosphate synthase MoaC gives MTGFTHLDGRGEARMVDVTEKTPTVRSATATGFVFCSDVVVAALRDQSVPKGDVFAVARIAGIQGAKKCAELLPLAHVIGVHGATVDLELTDTGVRVSATVRTADRTGVEMEAFTAVSVASLAVVDMVKGLDKSVSIGDIRLESKTGGKSGEWHRNG, from the coding sequence ATGACCGGATTCACCCACCTCGACGGGCGCGGCGAAGCCCGCATGGTCGACGTGACCGAGAAGACCCCGACGGTGCGCTCGGCCACGGCGACGGGCTTCGTCTTCTGCAGCGACGTCGTCGTCGCCGCGCTCCGCGACCAGAGCGTGCCGAAGGGCGACGTGTTCGCCGTCGCGCGCATCGCCGGCATCCAGGGTGCGAAGAAGTGCGCCGAATTGCTGCCGCTCGCCCACGTCATCGGCGTCCACGGCGCGACGGTCGACCTCGAGCTCACCGACACGGGCGTGCGCGTGAGTGCGACGGTGCGCACCGCCGACCGCACGGGCGTCGAGATGGAGGCGTTCACGGCGGTCTCCGTCGCATCGCTCGCGGTCGTCGACATGGTCAAGGGGCTCGACAAGTCGGTCTCGATCGGAGACATCCGTCTGGAGTCGAAGACGGGCGGCAAGTCGGGCGAGTGGCACCGGAACGGCTGA
- the mobA gene encoding molybdenum cofactor guanylyltransferase, producing the protein MPHGTDAIVLSGGRGSRLGGVDKGALDVGGEHLIDIALAAARSAGAVRVIVSGADDGVDAARPDAVVREEPAFGGPVAGIAAALPLVSAPWVIVLACDLPFAGSLARRLGAALSPASGVDAVVVRDGDGRAQWLAAAYRAEALRDSITRLTAGRGVAGASMRQLVGDLVTSYVDEPGDATLDVDTPADLVRARSTTIGRESTEEAP; encoded by the coding sequence ATGCCGCACGGCACTGACGCCATCGTGCTCTCGGGCGGCCGCGGGTCTCGGCTCGGCGGCGTCGACAAGGGCGCCCTCGACGTCGGCGGCGAGCACCTCATCGACATCGCTCTCGCCGCCGCCCGCTCGGCGGGTGCCGTGCGCGTGATCGTCTCGGGGGCGGATGACGGCGTCGATGCCGCGCGCCCCGATGCCGTCGTGCGTGAGGAACCGGCCTTCGGCGGCCCCGTCGCCGGTATCGCGGCGGCCCTTCCGCTCGTGTCCGCCCCGTGGGTGATCGTGCTCGCGTGCGACCTGCCGTTCGCGGGTTCCCTCGCCCGGCGTCTGGGAGCTGCGCTCTCCCCGGCATCCGGGGTCGACGCGGTCGTCGTGCGCGACGGCGACGGGCGCGCGCAGTGGCTCGCAGCGGCGTACCGCGCGGAGGCCCTGCGCGACTCGATCACGCGCCTCACGGCGGGGCGCGGCGTCGCGGGCGCGTCGATGCGACAGCTCGTGGGCGACCTCGTGACCAGCTACGTCGACGAGCCGGGCGACGCGACCCTCGACGTCGACACCCCCGCCGATCTCGTGCGGGCGCGCTCGACTACCATCGGCAGGGAGAGCACCGAGGAGGCACCATGA
- a CDS encoding DUF6457 domain-containing protein, translated as MTDERRLPPEALDAWLAELTAHLGVDDTIAIGTVLDVARDVAHDVARPAAPLSTFVLGLALGRAGLTGDAGAAELDRLAAAVSELAARHTS; from the coding sequence ATGACCGACGAACGACGACTTCCGCCCGAGGCGCTCGACGCCTGGCTCGCCGAACTGACCGCGCACCTCGGGGTCGACGACACGATCGCGATCGGCACCGTGCTCGACGTCGCGCGCGATGTCGCCCACGATGTCGCCCGCCCCGCGGCTCCGCTCAGCACGTTCGTGCTGGGGCTCGCACTCGGTCGGGCCGGCCTCACGGGCGACGCGGGTGCCGCCGAACTCGATCGCCTCGCCGCGGCCGTGAGCGAGCTCGCCGCGCGGCACACGTCATGA
- a CDS encoding MoaD/ThiS family protein, translating to MTVRVRLFAGAAEAIGQDEVTLADVTTLGDLVARLVADFGSGVAPVLDRCSFLVDGVRAADAETRVTGTVDVLPPFAGG from the coding sequence ATGACGGTTCGGGTTCGGCTGTTCGCCGGCGCCGCCGAGGCGATCGGGCAGGACGAGGTCACGCTCGCGGACGTCACGACCCTCGGCGACCTCGTCGCTAGGCTCGTCGCCGACTTCGGCTCGGGTGTCGCCCCCGTGCTCGATCGCTGCTCGTTCCTCGTCGACGGCGTGCGTGCGGCCGACGCCGAGACGCGCGTCACCGGCACGGTCGACGTGCTGCCCCCGTTCGCCGGAGGCTGA